From the Coffea eugenioides isolate CCC68of chromosome 1, Ceug_1.0, whole genome shotgun sequence genome, the window TCCTCTGTTTCCTCACAACTCCCTCTttagtgagagagagagagtacaCAAACCAAAAGTATCAATTCACTTCCGttggacaaaagaaaaaaacagaGATCCTCTGTTTGAATCGCAAGAGAATGGCTGGTTATGTAGGCGTGTTGGTGTCGGATCCATGGCTGCAGAATCAGTTCACTCAGGTGGAGCTTCGGAGCTTGAAAACTCATGTGAGTGTCTAAAACTTGTACTACAAATTATTGGTGTTTGAGAGTTGAGTTTCAGTTGATATGATGCGGATTACGATTCTCCGtgttctgatttttttttctttttttgcagtTCTCGACGATCAGAAGAGAAAATGGAGGAGTTTTGAAGGTGGCTGACCTGCCGGCGAGAATGTGTAAACTGAAACACGTTGGAGAGAGTCTTACCGAAGAGGAACGATCTGCATTTCTTCAAGATTCGTACCAGAACTTGGATGAAGATGTTGATTTCGAGCTGTTCCTTCGGGTACGATTTTCTACTTGTGAATACTGCTATATGCTAGTGAACTCATTTATGTACTCAAACTACTGTTGGCAGTTGAGCAATCCAAGAGGATTtccaaattatattttaaaggtaaaataatgcaaaaaatgaaaaacaacaagTTCGAGAACTGACGTCTGCTCTTTAAGAATCTCAGGTCGAGCAAAGTTAGATATTGAAACTCGTTGTATGTCCTATTTAGACATAGATATTCTCGTGACACTTTCATCTTTAAAACGTGAATGCAGAAAATTAATGAGCTTAATGTTTTGGGAGTTACTCAAATctaattttccaattttattggatttgataaatttttttccTCAGCTTTTTTGAGCTTTGTCTCCTAAAAGCGTCCGTACTGATGTATCCTAACAAATTTGCCGAAATTATGCTTCTGGAGTAAAGCTACTGGGACgaaaaaccaaaatttctttAACATTCTCCGATTACACATCAGTTTAATGTTTTGTGTGTTTTCAATTGAGGACAGTTAAAATTCTGATTTGATTCtagttttcatttctttttttctttttcaaaagttgcTAGGATGTGTTCTTTGATCTTTTACTTGGTTTGACTCATGAGAGATGTTTTAAACTCATGGCAGGTCTATTTAAAACTTCAAGCACATGCCTCTGCAAGAATGGGAAGTGTAAAAACTTCATCTGCTTTCCTCAAGTCTCCCACTTCTACCTTGCTTCACACAATCAGTGAATCCGAGAAGGCATCCTACGTGGCACACATTAATAACTATCTTGCAGAGGATGAGTTCATAAAGAAATACCTCCCCATTGATCCTTCAACTAATGACCTGTTTGAAATTGCCAAGGATGGAGTTCTTATCTGGTGATTGTAGTGTGTTGCTTGCTTTACTAGTCTACGTGTTGAATACAGTCAACTGGATGGTGATATATTCTCTTCCTTTTCATCCTCCCGTGCAGTAAGCTCATTAATGTGGCAGTGCCAGGAACAATTGATGAGCGGGCAATAAATACCAAGAGATTACTCAATCCATGGGAAAGAAATGAGAATCATACCCTTTGCCTCAACTCTGCCAAGGCAATTGGATGTACTGTAGTCAATATAGGAAATGAAGACTTTATTGAAGGAAGGGTAAGTACATGTTGAGCAAATGGTTGATTATGGTTGTGAAATCATAAATAAGCATTTAAAGCCTAGATAAACTTCCGCAACTTAACCAGTTTGTGTGGACTTTTCATGCACAAATATGACATTCCCTAGTTTAGGAAAGTGGTGTTATTTTGCTCCATCAAATGGAGGTTCTGTTAAGCTCATTCAAACTGTGAGGTTGGAAAGCGAAGAATTTACTTTTACTACAGAACAACTTGTGGAACATTTTGAGGCTTCTGGTTCTGATTCAACAAATATTTGACTAGTCTTCCAATTTTGGTTGGCCTTAGAATCTTATGCGTGACTAAATTGCTAGTATTAGCATATCCTTCCTCAACAATTTTTTAACGCCACCTGAATAAATTGTCTTTAGTTATGATCGAAGTGATGCTCCACCTGGTAATTCCACGGCtgatcttgtttaaatttgTCTTCACTCTGTAAActctatttcttcttgtttaatTTCTCTTTTATGTCCTCCTGGATAACGGTTACTGACATCAAATTTTTGTATCGCAGAGGCATCTTGTTCTTGGATTGATATCGCAGATTATAAAGGTATGTTCTGTCCAGAAAATAGTTATTTTATTATCTTTAGCTGAGAAGATTCTTACTCTGATGTTCTACTTCTGATGAAAGGGCTTCCTATGTATAATCCTCCTAGGGGTTATTATAACTTCTAATGTTTAGCCTCGACACCGTTGTTATCAAACCAATTTAACTTCTTGTGGTCTTTTAATATACTAAAGTTTATGCTGCAATTGTTATGCTTTAGATACAACTACTGGCGGATCTCAATTTAAAGAAAACACCTCAATTGGTGGAATTGGTTGATGATAGTAAGGTGAAGATCTTCCTCCAGGTTTATGTTTCCAACAATATCAATTACTTCCCATGATACAATCCACTTTATCTTTTGCAATGCCCAGGACATTGAGGAGTTGATGAGCCTTGCTCCAGAAAAAATTTTGCTTAGGTGGATGAATTTTCAGTTAAAAAAAGCAGTATACAAGAAAACAGTCACAAATTTCTCTTCTGATGTAAAGGTATATGCATTATCTAATATTCAAATTTTAGTGCCTTTCAGTGTACTGAGGCTTTGTAGTTTGAATGCAAATGAAAATTATACTCCTGAAATGCTCTAGTTCTTTGAACAATCGAATAACTCAACTTTTTCACAACCATGTGTTTAAACtgagaaaattttttacctCTCTCAGGCTTTCATTTATTCACGGTATAGAATAACTAGAAGCCACAAGTTTCAAGTTGCACATTAGGTTTCATCAACTCTGGTTTGCATGGTAGGCAGATGGAAGTCTCTTCTTCTACCTTCTTAATAAACAATGCATCAATGAAATGGCTGATAATTTCGTAAGCTTTAGTTATACCATGTTGAAACATTGCACAAGGAAGTTCCTACGCAACAAGTAGTTGTTGTTGCTGGATTAGTTCTTTTTCAGCAAGAGAAACATTTTTCATGTCTTGTTAGACGCTTGATTCGACTGCCTATATAATTTTTAAGGTGGTAACATGCTGTCACCACTTGATGCAGCCATCTTGTGAACTAAAATGTCCCCTTTAGCAAGAGCCTCTAGTTTCAAACTTTTTGCTGGCTGATTTTCGTTGTTTTTATCTAATCAGTCTTACATCTGGTCAACAGAACTTGGTAAAGAGAGTCCTTCTGAAATACTGTCATAATGAGGAAAAGTTTCTCCTGTTAGTTGTTTCCCACTTCTTTGAAAATGCATGTACTTGTTTTATGGTGGGATAGCGCCTGATACTTGAGGTTTTCATCTGCTTCGGCTACAGGATGCTGAGGCTTATGCTTATCTCTTGAACATTCTTGCTCCCGAGCATAGTAGTCCAGCTACATTAGCTACAAAAGATCCTTTGCAAAGAgcaaagctcgttttggaacaTGCAGATAGAATGGGCTGCAAGAGATACATAACACCAAAAGATATTGTGGAAGGATCTCCAAATCTTAACCTTGCTTTCGTGGCACATATTTTCCAGCATAGGTAAGGAGTTACTTCCAATATGATGAGTCCTTGCTTATTTGCTAGCAGATACCAATTTTCTTTTGGTTGTAGCAAGTACCTTGACCAAAATGAAGTTGATGTATTTTGCCTTGGCACAAATGATGACCCAAGTCAACAGTAAATAGCATGGTTTTAAAAAGGGTGTATTGAAGTAAAAACATGCTTTGATTAGTGTAGTTTCCGTGcttttttctcatattttagCGACATCTTTTATTCGGTACCTTTGCTCCATAATGTTTTGGCACCAGGCCAGCCATCtacttcaaaatttaaaatgcCCCACTCTCCAGTTGCCCTAGTGGAGTGTGGGAATAGACTCTAGAATTGGAAATGTGGCACTATGTCACTGTTATTCTGATTCATACTCAACTAAAGCTTCAAATGCTGAAACATGTACTTGTTGCAATGCATGACAACTTTGAAAAGTTTGTTTATAGAGAAAGATTTAACGTTGTGCTGCTATGAATCTCATGGGAGCCAACCTTCTGAGCTTTAGCTAAGGAGCCGACCCCCTGAGCATaatgaaaaattttgaagaatttaGAACCCGGCATCGTGGATCATCAACCAGGAATTCCTGTAGCTATGACAATGATTAAAGATCAAATGTTTTGAAAGTTATATATGTTGACAGATCAACTTGTTCTATTTCTGGGTTGTTTCCAAATGAAACTGTCCATTTGAAGCTGTCTGATTGTTCTTTGATAGATAATGCATTTTAGGACGGTATTTGTGCTTTCCCTTCCTTTGTCTTTGCTTTTAATCTGTCAGTGTTAATTTTGTAGTAGCTAAGTAATGATTCTGCTCGCAGGAATGGTCTCTCTACACAAACAAAACAGATATCTTTTCTTGAATCATCGCCAGATGACACCCAAATCTCCAGAGAGGAGAAAGCATTTCGATTTTGGATAAATAGTCTGGGAACCTCAACATACATAGACAACATTTTTGAAGATGTCAGAGATGGGTATGTGACCCTGCTCGCAGTATATATGCTGGATCTTTACAAACTTGTCAACACAACGGGATGAAAAAGTTTATCCTCAATAGTGCCATTTTACTTTGGATCTGCAAAATCACGTAGCGGTCACATACTATTGCAGGGATTTGGGTTTATCTATTTTCTCATTCTCTGTAGCTTCCTTGTGCCTGCAGATGGGTGCTTCTAGAGGCGCTCGACAAGGTGTCTCCGGGTATTGTTAACTGGAAAATCGCTTCTAAACCTCCAATCAAGATGCCATTCAGGAAAGTTGAAAACTGTAACCAAGTTGTCAAGATTGGGAAACAATTGAAGTTTTCGCTGGTTAATATTGCCGGAAATGATATTGTTCAAGGAAATAAGAAACTGATTCTTGGTATGTGCTTTTCCACATTTACCTCTTGGGGACTAGTCTTCGACACGTTAAACAAGTCCTTCCATTAGATGAAGTTTAACcgttcacttcttgttttacTAACTTCCAAAATATTTAATCTATTCTAAAAACAAAGTTTTGGACTTCAATTTCAGCTTACCTTTGGCAGTTGATGCGATGTAACATGCTTCAGCTCCTGAAGAACTTGAGATTCCATTCTCATGGAAAGGAAATAATGGATATTGATATTTTAGAGTGGGCTAATACCAAAGTCAAAAATTCAGGAAGCAACAGTCGTATGTGCAGTTTCAAGGTACCATTGCTGTAGTTTGTTTCTTTCTGCAATTGTGATTCTTGGTACCTGCGAATGTAGCAAACTAAATTGTTAAAGATTTCTTGAGGATTTTTTCTTGCTTATTTACTGAACAAAGGCATATTTCCTAGAGCTTctacataataataataataattattattattattttctgttttttttttcaaaaaaattttgggtcaacctctctctcgctctctcttcttcttttttttttttgtttttgaaaattacGTGTCTATACCTAATTTTTTGGCATAAGAAGCACAAATGGTGTTGTGAGAGTAACTCCTAAAACAATGAAACAAAGACTTTCACCTCTAGAAAAAAATTACGTGTTCTATTTTTTGCTGTGAACTAGTCTAGACTTGGATAGGAAAAATCTTGTGTCTGGAATAGATCGTGTACGCTCTTTATTTAGTCAAAACAAAC encodes:
- the LOC113749113 gene encoding fimbrin-2; this encodes MAGYVGVLVSDPWLQNQFTQVELRSLKTHFSTIRRENGGVLKVADLPARMCKLKHVGESLTEEERSAFLQDSYQNLDEDVDFELFLRVYLKLQAHASARMGSVKTSSAFLKSPTSTLLHTISESEKASYVAHINNYLAEDEFIKKYLPIDPSTNDLFEIAKDGVLICKLINVAVPGTIDERAINTKRLLNPWERNENHTLCLNSAKAIGCTVVNIGNEDFIEGRRHLVLGLISQIIKIQLLADLNLKKTPQLVELVDDSKDIEELMSLAPEKILLRWMNFQLKKAVYKKTVTNFSSDVKDAEAYAYLLNILAPEHSSPATLATKDPLQRAKLVLEHADRMGCKRYITPKDIVEGSPNLNLAFVAHIFQHRNGLSTQTKQISFLESSPDDTQISREEKAFRFWINSLGTSTYIDNIFEDVRDGWVLLEALDKVSPGIVNWKIASKPPIKMPFRKVENCNQVVKIGKQLKFSLVNIAGNDIVQGNKKLILAYLWQLMRCNMLQLLKNLRFHSHGKEIMDIDILEWANTKVKNSGSNSRMCSFKDKSLSDGTFFLELLSAVNPRAVNWSLVTKGVTEEEKRMNATYIISIARKLGCSIFLLPEDLIEVNQKMILTLTASIMYWYLKQPTEDQTSCGSSDSESLLDTTSNSATDDTASESSADENSNR